The sequence CTGGCCAATATCTCCCAAATTTTGTGGTCTGTCTCAAGCTCTTGGGCTTTTACACCATATCTTTTCTCTATAGATGGTCCTGAAGCTAGGCCTTCTAAACAGTCACCATGGTAAGGACATACACCTTCAAAATCATCTTGGGGATGTTTCTTTATTAAGATATGTCCCATCTCGGGGTGCCCAAATCCACCTATGAAGTTACCGTTGAATATAGCCCCACCACCTATTCCAGTACCAATTGTCAAGTATAGGCAACTATCATTATCAACAGCACCACCTACTTCATACTCTCCTAGACATGCTGCATTCACATCTGTTGTCCAACCTATGGGTATATTATAATGCTCTTTCATTTTTCCCAGGAAATTAAAATTGTTCCACCCCTTTTTAGGAGTAGTGGTTATGTAACCGTAGGTAGGAGACTTTTCCACAATATCAATGGGGCCAAATGAGCCAATACCTATGGCTTTTATGTCATTATATGTATCGAAAAACTCAAATATCTTCTCCAAAACCTCTTCAGGTGTCGTGGTTGGAAAAGATACCCTCTCAAAAATCTTTAACTCTTCATCACTAACTGCACAGACAAACTTAGTACCACCAGCTTCAATAGCACCAAACATGATAAACCCTCCCCTTTTTGTTTTGTAATTTATTATATCAAAATATTGATAAAGATAAAACAAATTCAAGTTCTAAAACACTAACAGATTACGCCGTAGACATTAACAGATTACGCGTATTACTCGGACCTGACCGTTTGGGAATACCTTCTTATTAACTTTCAGACAAAGTCGTAGACCCTCGAATGGGCATATTGACTTAAGCAGTATCATTAACTTGAGGAGTAAGGTTTAAGAGGTTTTTGGCTAAGTGGAAGAAGGGGCGAAGAACAGGACGTTCTGAGATCTCCTTTGAGCCATGGACGGCGAATTGGAGATGTCCCCTTCTGGAGCATAGACAAAAGACCTTAAACCTCGACGCAGAGTTTGTACTGTGTAGATCAATATGCAACATTCTTAAACGACTTTGTCAGCTTTCAAAATTCGACAGGTATAAATTTTTATACTTTCCTAGACATTAAAATAAGCGCCCGATTACTCGGACGCTTTGTCTGGTTTATCTCTTTATTGATAGTTTAAAACTCTATCTTCAACTTCTTTTCTGATGATATTCTTGTAGTCCTCTATGGACATTTGCCCTAGATCACCAGCTGTACGGCTTCTAACTGCTACTAGGTTGTCTTCTACTTCTTTTTCACCAACGATTAACATGTATGGTACTTTTTCAAGCTGGGCTTCGCGGATCTTGTATCCGATTTTTTCTGCCCTATCGTCAAGCTCTACTCTGAATCCAGAACGTTTTAGGGATTTTTCTACATCTTTAGCATAGTCCATGAAGCGGTCTGATATAGGTAGTACTTTAACTTGAACAGGAGCTAACCATGTTGGAAATTTACCTGCATATTTTTCAATAAGCATAGCAAGAGTTCTTTCATAACACCCTATTGAAGTTCTATGGATTATGATAGGACGCTTCTTCTCGCCATCTTTAGCTATATATGTCATGTCAAAGCGTTCTGCTAAAGAAAAATCGATTTGAACAGTAATAATTGAGTCTTCCTTACCATGCACATTTTTGAATTGGATATCTAGTTTTGGACCGTAGAAAGCCGCTTCTCCATCTGCTTCGACATATTCTAATCCAAGGCTATCTAAAATGTCACGCATGGTATCTTGAGTTTGTTCCCACTGCTCAGGATCGCCAACATATTTGGACTTATTGTTTGGATCCCACTTTGAGAAGCGGTAGGAAACGTCATCAATAATACCTAGTGTAGTCATCATATAATTGATTAAATCTACAACACCTTTGAATTCGTCTTCTAGTTGTTCTGGAGTCACCATTAAATGGCCTTCAGATATGGTAAACTGCCTTACACGTATAAGTCCATGCATCTCTCCTGATGACTCATTTCTAAACAGTGTGGAAGTCTCTGCTAACCTCATTGGAAGATCACGATAACTTCTTTGTTTTTGCTTATAAACATAGAACTGGAATGGGCAAGTCATAGGTCTAAGTGCTAAAGCATTATCTTCCTCTTCACCCTCTGGAATTACAAACATACCTTCACGGTATAGGTTCCAGTGACCAGATATCTTGTATAAATCTGATTTTGCCATTAGTGGAGTCTTAGTTAACTGATAACCCCTTGACTCTTCTTCATCTTCCACAAAACGCTGTAAAATTTGAAGTACCTTTGCACCCTTTGGCATCATAAGTGGAAGTCCTTGACCTATAACGTCTACTGAAGTAAACAACTCAAGTTCACGGCCAACCTTATTGTGGTCACGTTTTTTAGCTTCCTCTAACATTGCCAGATGCTCTTCTAAGTGAGACTTTTTAGGGAAAGTTACACCATATATCCTTTGAAGCATCTTGTTTTTCTCATCCCCGCGCCAGTATGCACCTGTTGCGCTTAGAAGTTTAATACCTTTTACTCCTTCAGTTGACAATAAATGGGGACCTGCACAAAGGTCAGTAAATTCACCTTGCTTATAAAAGCTTATAACTTCACCTTCAGGTAGTTCTTCGATAAGTTCAACCTTATAGTCTTCTCCCTGTTGTTTACAAAAAGCAATGGCCTCATCCTTAGGTAGCTCAAAGCGCTCAATCCCTTGTTTCTCACTTACTATTTTCGCCATTTCTTTTTCGATTTTCTCAAGTTCTTCTGGCCTAAAGGGTTTTTCCACATCAAAGTCATAGTAGAACCCACGGTCTATTGCTGGCCCTATTGCAAGCTTGGCATTTGGATAAAGCCTTTTAACGGCTTGTGCTAAAATATGTGCTGATGTATGTCTAAAGGTCTCTTTTCCACCTTCATCTTCGAATTTCAAAATACTTAGCTCACAATCATTTGTAATTGGTGTACGTAGGTCCACCACTTTTCCATCGATAATTCCAGCCATAGCTTCTTTAGCTAAACGGCCACTGATAGATTTTGCGACATCTAAAACACTTGATCCCCCTTCAATCTCCCTTACTGATCCATCTTTCAAACTAATTTTGACAGTCATTTCTTTCACCTCCATATAATATAAAAACAAAAAGACACTCTATCCCTTAATTCAAGGGACGAATGTCTTGATTCGCGGTTCCACCCAAGTTGCCAAAGCTATGCTCTGACCTCTCAAAAAGACTTATATCGGATCTTACCCGGTACA comes from Alkalicella caledoniensis and encodes:
- a CDS encoding ROK family protein, with translation MFGAIEAGGTKFVCAVSDEELKIFERVSFPTTTPEEVLEKIFEFFDTYNDIKAIGIGSFGPIDIVEKSPTYGYITTTPKKGWNNFNFLGKMKEHYNIPIGWTTDVNAACLGEYEVGGAVDNDSCLYLTIGTGIGGGAIFNGNFIGGFGHPEMGHILIKKHPQDDFEGVCPYHGDCLEGLASGPSIEKRYGVKAQELETDHKIWEILASYLAQACVSYTLILRPEKIIIGGGVMHQPQILDLVKEQFTTLLAKYVEVPDADSYIVTPTLGDNAGITGGLLLAKNSL
- the thrS gene encoding threonine--tRNA ligase, producing MTVKISLKDGSVREIEGGSSVLDVAKSISGRLAKEAMAGIIDGKVVDLRTPITNDCELSILKFEDEGGKETFRHTSAHILAQAVKRLYPNAKLAIGPAIDRGFYYDFDVEKPFRPEELEKIEKEMAKIVSEKQGIERFELPKDEAIAFCKQQGEDYKVELIEELPEGEVISFYKQGEFTDLCAGPHLLSTEGVKGIKLLSATGAYWRGDEKNKMLQRIYGVTFPKKSHLEEHLAMLEEAKKRDHNKVGRELELFTSVDVIGQGLPLMMPKGAKVLQILQRFVEDEEESRGYQLTKTPLMAKSDLYKISGHWNLYREGMFVIPEGEEEDNALALRPMTCPFQFYVYKQKQRSYRDLPMRLAETSTLFRNESSGEMHGLIRVRQFTISEGHLMVTPEQLEDEFKGVVDLINYMMTTLGIIDDVSYRFSKWDPNNKSKYVGDPEQWEQTQDTMRDILDSLGLEYVEADGEAAFYGPKLDIQFKNVHGKEDSIITVQIDFSLAERFDMTYIAKDGEKKRPIIIHRTSIGCYERTLAMLIEKYAGKFPTWLAPVQVKVLPISDRFMDYAKDVEKSLKRSGFRVELDDRAEKIGYKIREAQLEKVPYMLIVGEKEVEDNLVAVRSRTAGDLGQMSIEDYKNIIRKEVEDRVLNYQ